A genomic stretch from Neodiprion fabricii isolate iyNeoFabr1 chromosome 3, iyNeoFabr1.1, whole genome shotgun sequence includes:
- the LOC124178812 gene encoding DDB1- and CUL4-associated factor 8-like isoform X2 has protein sequence MECEDDDELMCGTGKSKSHETELNGINTVIAETVANKNENNAQAISTENKDDRVHITEKSHYSLKTDDSKEGEMWPQPSEMVTNDSPQQVELSEESNLMKSRLDSKDQGTTTSISEFTQSKRGISEGQEDGDRLSNNESKYSLDTDSSKRQKTDENVNGSREANSRNEVPTQFHKLKSKVRKRNYRVKQNVQDEAHDSSDDVLTGESTGEETEAIDGDVAQSEYDLPSTVNEESNLSSHLDIAEDTNDESEENSEGQEDDHTGDDNSNEWTSASESMSSNEPVHPVLSKEKPKPQWFIVPELINRQLGCNRLFQSRFYGSLHTVERLELMYKLKEHKGCVNTLSFNQRGNYLASGSDDLMVVIWDWPLGKKHESFKTGHTSNVFQASWLPLPSEHLMVTCARDGHVRLTDLHKSSVDYSRRLAAHQGPATKLSIHPEIPHVILSVGEDAKVFAIDIRQNKPTTLLTVKEGQSQVALYSINSNPFNSNEFCLGGRDQYVRLYDKRKVSTPLYKLCPKHLKNNKSHAHVTSVKYNYNGSEIVASYNDEDIYLFDTLFPFSIGDFAHRYQGHRNNATVKGVNFFGPKSEFVISGSDCGNIFIWEKNTEAIVQWMTGDENGVVNRLEPHPHIPVLATSGLDYDVKVWVPSCEKPPVMKDLETCIKYNMRSRERDMSRDPDAFDGQLLWFLWRHVRESEEPRVRARGSGRGSGDAQDGEDAVTSSDNTSSHSNSASEDESDERPQCSPS, from the exons ATGGAGTGTGAAGACGATGACGAACTTATGTGCGGAACAGGAAAATCAAAAAGTCATGAAACTGAGTTGAATGGAATCAATACAGTGATTGCAGAGACTGTTGccaataaaaacgaaaataacg CACAGGCAATATCTACTGAAAATAAGGACGACAGGGTTCACATTACAGAGAAGTCACATTATTCTCTGAAGACAGATGATAGTAAGGAGGGCGAAATGTGGCCGCAGCCTTCAGAAATGGTTACAAATGACAGTCCGCAACAGGTAGAACTATCTGAGGAGTCGAATTTGATGAAAAGTCGGCTGGATTCAAAGGATCAAGGAACAACAACTTCTATTAGCGAGTTTACTCAGTCAAAAAGAGGAATTTCAGAAG GCCAAGAGGATGGTGATAGACTTTCAAATAATGAATCGAAGTACAGTTTGGATACAGACTCTAGTAAACGTCAAAAAACAGATGAAAATGTAAATGGGTCCCGAGAAGCTAATTCTAGGAATGAGGTTCCGACACAATTTCACAAGCTGAAGTCAAAAGTCAGGAAACGAAACTATCGTGTCAAACAGAATGTACAGGATGAGGCTCACGATAGTTCGGATGATGTACTCACTGGTGAATCAACTGGTGAAGAGACGGAAG CCATTGATGGGGATGTTGCCCAAAGTGAATATGATCTACCGTCAACTGTGAATGAAGAGTCAAATTTGAGTTCACATCTGGATATTGCCGAAGACACCAATGATGAATCGGAAGAAAATAGTGAAGGGCAGGAGGATGACCATACCG GCGATGACAACTCCAATGAATGGACGTCAGCCAGTGAGTCGATGAGCTCTAATGAGCCAGTCCACCCAGTTCTGTCtaaagaaaaaccaaaaccCCAGTGGTTTATTGTTCCCGAACTGATCAACCGGCAACTTGGTTGCAACAGACTGTTCCAGAGCAGATTCTATGGCTCGCTTCATACTGTAGAACGACTAGAACTTATGTACAAACTGAAGGAACACAAG GGCTGTGTCAATACGTTAAGTTTTAACCAAAGAGGGAATTATTTGGCTAGTGGTTCTGACGATTTGATGGTAGTTATATGGGATTGGCCATTAGGAAAGAAACATGAATCGTTTAAAACTGGTCATACAAGTAATGTATTTCAG GCATCGTGGTTGCCTTTGCCATCTGAACATTTGATGGTAACGTGTGCACGTGATGGACATGTCAGATTAACGGATCTCCATAAATCATCGGTAGACTATTCGCGGCGACTTGCAGCTCACCAAGGCCCAGCTACAAAGCTCTCGATTCATCCCGAAATACCACACGTAATACTTTCTGTTGGTGAAGATGCCAAAGTATTCGCAATTGATATACGTCAGAACAAACCTACAAC ACTCTTGACAGTGAAGGAAGGCCAATCGCAAGTCGCGTTATACAGCATCAATTCGAATCCATTCAATAGTAACGAATTTTGCCTAGGTGGACGAGATCAGTATGTGCGTTTATATGATAAACGGAAAGTTTCTACACCCTTGTACAAGCTTTGCCCGAAACATTTG aaaaataacaaaagtcATGCCCATGTCACTTCAGTGAAATATAACTATAACGGATCAGAAATCGTAGCATCCTATAATGATGAAGATATATACTTGTTTGATACTCTTTTCCCATTTTCAATTGGAGATTTTGCTCACAGATATCAGGGCCATCGAAATAATGCAACGG taaaagGAGTGAATTTCTTTGGGCCGAAAAGTGAATTTGTTATCTCAGGTTCTGATTGtggtaacatttttatttgggAGAAGAATACTGAGGCGATTGTGCAGTGGATGACTGGAGATGAGAATGGCGTG GTGAATCGGTTGGAACCACATCCGCACATTCCAGTTCTAGCTACTAGTGGATTAGACTATGATGTTAAAGTGTGGGTCCCATCATGCGAGAAACCACCAGTTATGAAGGATTTGGAAACG tgCATCAAGTATAACATGAGGAGCAGAGAGCGAGACATGTCCAGGGATCCAGATGCATTTGATGGACAGTTGCTCTGGTTTTTATGGAGACACGTTAGAGAAAGTGAAGAACCAAGA GTCCGTGCTCGGGGGTCAGGTCGAGGGTCTGGTGATGCGCAAGACGGTGAAGATGCTGTTACATCCAGTGACAATACGTCAAGTCACAGTAATAGCGCATCAGAAGACGAGAGTGATGAGAGGCCGCAGTGTTCTCCGTCTTAA
- the LOC124178812 gene encoding DDB1- and CUL4-associated factor 8-like isoform X1 has protein sequence MECEDDDELMCGTGKSKSHETELNGINTVIAETVANKNENNAAQAISTENKDDRVHITEKSHYSLKTDDSKEGEMWPQPSEMVTNDSPQQVELSEESNLMKSRLDSKDQGTTTSISEFTQSKRGISEGQEDGDRLSNNESKYSLDTDSSKRQKTDENVNGSREANSRNEVPTQFHKLKSKVRKRNYRVKQNVQDEAHDSSDDVLTGESTGEETEAIDGDVAQSEYDLPSTVNEESNLSSHLDIAEDTNDESEENSEGQEDDHTGDDNSNEWTSASESMSSNEPVHPVLSKEKPKPQWFIVPELINRQLGCNRLFQSRFYGSLHTVERLELMYKLKEHKGCVNTLSFNQRGNYLASGSDDLMVVIWDWPLGKKHESFKTGHTSNVFQASWLPLPSEHLMVTCARDGHVRLTDLHKSSVDYSRRLAAHQGPATKLSIHPEIPHVILSVGEDAKVFAIDIRQNKPTTLLTVKEGQSQVALYSINSNPFNSNEFCLGGRDQYVRLYDKRKVSTPLYKLCPKHLKNNKSHAHVTSVKYNYNGSEIVASYNDEDIYLFDTLFPFSIGDFAHRYQGHRNNATVKGVNFFGPKSEFVISGSDCGNIFIWEKNTEAIVQWMTGDENGVVNRLEPHPHIPVLATSGLDYDVKVWVPSCEKPPVMKDLETCIKYNMRSRERDMSRDPDAFDGQLLWFLWRHVRESEEPRVRARGSGRGSGDAQDGEDAVTSSDNTSSHSNSASEDESDERPQCSPS, from the exons ATGGAGTGTGAAGACGATGACGAACTTATGTGCGGAACAGGAAAATCAAAAAGTCATGAAACTGAGTTGAATGGAATCAATACAGTGATTGCAGAGACTGTTGccaataaaaacgaaaataacg CAGCACAGGCAATATCTACTGAAAATAAGGACGACAGGGTTCACATTACAGAGAAGTCACATTATTCTCTGAAGACAGATGATAGTAAGGAGGGCGAAATGTGGCCGCAGCCTTCAGAAATGGTTACAAATGACAGTCCGCAACAGGTAGAACTATCTGAGGAGTCGAATTTGATGAAAAGTCGGCTGGATTCAAAGGATCAAGGAACAACAACTTCTATTAGCGAGTTTACTCAGTCAAAAAGAGGAATTTCAGAAG GCCAAGAGGATGGTGATAGACTTTCAAATAATGAATCGAAGTACAGTTTGGATACAGACTCTAGTAAACGTCAAAAAACAGATGAAAATGTAAATGGGTCCCGAGAAGCTAATTCTAGGAATGAGGTTCCGACACAATTTCACAAGCTGAAGTCAAAAGTCAGGAAACGAAACTATCGTGTCAAACAGAATGTACAGGATGAGGCTCACGATAGTTCGGATGATGTACTCACTGGTGAATCAACTGGTGAAGAGACGGAAG CCATTGATGGGGATGTTGCCCAAAGTGAATATGATCTACCGTCAACTGTGAATGAAGAGTCAAATTTGAGTTCACATCTGGATATTGCCGAAGACACCAATGATGAATCGGAAGAAAATAGTGAAGGGCAGGAGGATGACCATACCG GCGATGACAACTCCAATGAATGGACGTCAGCCAGTGAGTCGATGAGCTCTAATGAGCCAGTCCACCCAGTTCTGTCtaaagaaaaaccaaaaccCCAGTGGTTTATTGTTCCCGAACTGATCAACCGGCAACTTGGTTGCAACAGACTGTTCCAGAGCAGATTCTATGGCTCGCTTCATACTGTAGAACGACTAGAACTTATGTACAAACTGAAGGAACACAAG GGCTGTGTCAATACGTTAAGTTTTAACCAAAGAGGGAATTATTTGGCTAGTGGTTCTGACGATTTGATGGTAGTTATATGGGATTGGCCATTAGGAAAGAAACATGAATCGTTTAAAACTGGTCATACAAGTAATGTATTTCAG GCATCGTGGTTGCCTTTGCCATCTGAACATTTGATGGTAACGTGTGCACGTGATGGACATGTCAGATTAACGGATCTCCATAAATCATCGGTAGACTATTCGCGGCGACTTGCAGCTCACCAAGGCCCAGCTACAAAGCTCTCGATTCATCCCGAAATACCACACGTAATACTTTCTGTTGGTGAAGATGCCAAAGTATTCGCAATTGATATACGTCAGAACAAACCTACAAC ACTCTTGACAGTGAAGGAAGGCCAATCGCAAGTCGCGTTATACAGCATCAATTCGAATCCATTCAATAGTAACGAATTTTGCCTAGGTGGACGAGATCAGTATGTGCGTTTATATGATAAACGGAAAGTTTCTACACCCTTGTACAAGCTTTGCCCGAAACATTTG aaaaataacaaaagtcATGCCCATGTCACTTCAGTGAAATATAACTATAACGGATCAGAAATCGTAGCATCCTATAATGATGAAGATATATACTTGTTTGATACTCTTTTCCCATTTTCAATTGGAGATTTTGCTCACAGATATCAGGGCCATCGAAATAATGCAACGG taaaagGAGTGAATTTCTTTGGGCCGAAAAGTGAATTTGTTATCTCAGGTTCTGATTGtggtaacatttttatttgggAGAAGAATACTGAGGCGATTGTGCAGTGGATGACTGGAGATGAGAATGGCGTG GTGAATCGGTTGGAACCACATCCGCACATTCCAGTTCTAGCTACTAGTGGATTAGACTATGATGTTAAAGTGTGGGTCCCATCATGCGAGAAACCACCAGTTATGAAGGATTTGGAAACG tgCATCAAGTATAACATGAGGAGCAGAGAGCGAGACATGTCCAGGGATCCAGATGCATTTGATGGACAGTTGCTCTGGTTTTTATGGAGACACGTTAGAGAAAGTGAAGAACCAAGA GTCCGTGCTCGGGGGTCAGGTCGAGGGTCTGGTGATGCGCAAGACGGTGAAGATGCTGTTACATCCAGTGACAATACGTCAAGTCACAGTAATAGCGCATCAGAAGACGAGAGTGATGAGAGGCCGCAGTGTTCTCCGTCTTAA
- the LOC124178816 gene encoding transmembrane protein 147, translating to MTLYHFGNCLALVYVPYYLTYKYSGLSEYGAFWKCIQAGGIYIFTQLVKMLALATFFPTADSVGQEGFDIVGEFLKSTIDLADLVGILLVLNGIPGKGHAKVLTAGIGWAGAEVLLTRFLLLWVGARGAEFDWKYIQKSLESNISLVQHITTATLVWLWSRHDLRRGLVPVVVSMLLLTVYRSLILDFLSSLLLAGPWSSLFIKAVTTLFMGATTLHMYAGLAQSIGIF from the exons ATGACCTTGTATCACTTTGGCAATTGTTTGGCCCTAGTTTACGTCCCATATTATCTGACCTACAAGTACTCCGGCCT GTCAGAATATGGAGCATTTTGGAAATGCATTCAAGCAGGTGGCATTTACATCTTCACACAGCTAGTCAAAATGTTAGCCCTAGCCACATTCTTTCCCACTGCAGATTCGGTTGGGCAAGAAGGTTTTGACATTGTCGGA GAGTTTTTGAAGTCTACAATAGACCTGGCGGATCTAGTCGGAATACTCCTAGTACTTAACGGAATACCCGGCAAAGGTCATGCTAAGGTTTTAACTGCTGGTATAGGATGGGCCGGTGCCGAGGTATTGCTGACTAGATTTTTACTGCTATGGGTTGGAGCTCGAGGAGCAGAGTTTGACTGGAAATACATTCAGAAGAGTCTCGAATCAAATATAAGCTTG gTTCAACACATTACAACCGCAACCTTAGTCTGGTTGTGGTCACGGCACGATTTGAGGCGAGGTCTTGTGCCAGTCGTAGTGAGCATGCTTTTATTGACAGTTTATAGATCGCTAATATTAGATTTTTTGAGCTCACTTCTGCTGGCTGGACCCTGGTCATCTCTTTTCATCAAAGCTGTTACAACTTTGTTCATGGGGGCGACTACTCTGCACATGTATGCAGGACTTGCTCAATCAATTGGAATATTCTAA